GGCCTCCGAGGTGGGCAACACCAAGGAGTAGCCTGGACGCTGCCCCGGCAAGACCTCGCCGCACCCGTCGTATTTATTCGTGTAACCGCGCGGCGTCACCATGTAGCCCTCGAACATGAACGTGTTCGACGAACCGACCAGCACCGTCGTCAGCATCCCGATCTCGTAGTCGAGAAAATTATCCAGATCGGAGAGGACCACGTGCTGACGCTTGCGGTAGGCGCTCTTCACCAGCGCCACAGGGGTCGTGCCGTCGCGGTGGCGGCGCAGGATCGCCTGAGCCTCCACGATCTGCTGGGTGCGCCGGCCGCTCGCGGGGTTGTAAAGACCCACCACAAAGTCGGCCGAGGCTGCGGCCTCGATCCGGCGCGCGATGACCGGCCAGGGCGTGAGCAGATCCGAGAGCGAGATGGTGCAGAAGTCGTGGACCAATGGCGCGCCGACCAGCGAAGCACAGGAGTTCATCGCCGTCATGCCGGGGACGATGTGGAGATCGGGTGAATCGCCGCGCCTCCAGCCCATGTCCCGCAAGACCTCGAAGACCAGCCCCGCCATTCCGTAGACCCCCGCGTCCCCGGAGGAGATGAGCGCTACCCGGCCCCCATCCCGTGCCCGCTCGACGGCCGCCCGTGCCCGGCCGATCTCCTCGGTCATGCCGGTCCGGATCACGTCCTTGCCTTTGATGAGGGGGCCGACCAGCCGGATGTACGTCGTGTAGCCGACGACAAGCTCGGCATCGGCGATGGCCGCGAGCGCCGCCGGGGTAGCGTGATCCTGGGCGCCCGGACCGATGCCGACGACGTACAGGACCCCCTTCGATTCATCCATGGCCGACCTCGCTTTGCACAACGCACCGCTTGGGATAGGGAATGCGGGCCACGGCCAGGGTCATCGAGCGTCCGGCGTCCGGCTCGGTGTAAATCTGCTTGGGGACCAAGAGCGCTTCGGCGCCGGCGCGGAGGAGCGCCGCCGGCTCCGCCACGCCACGGGTGCCCACATGGCGCTTGACGGTCTCCGAGGGGTTCTCAATCCCCGGCACGGCATCGAGTTGCGCGGCTGTATAGATTTCGAGCGGCCAGTCGTAGCGGTCGCGCAGGTACAGAAAGGCCGGCTCGTCTTGCTTGCGATCCACCGTCGCGATGGCCTTGACGGATTTTATCGACAGCCGGTGTTCGGCGAGGACCGCGAGGATCCCGCGGTCCACCATCTCGGGCGCGGCGCCTCGATCGCAGCCCAAGCCCAAGACCAGGCTCTTCGGCCGGTAAATGACGGCGTTCGCCCAGAGCGCCGGGTGGGTCTCGCGAAACTCGCGATCGGTGGCGACGAGCAGGATCTCGAATGGCGTCGGATCGACGATATCGAGCGATGTCGCATAGACCACGCCCTCGGGCAGCGGCCGGTCCTCAGGCCAGAACCCGGGCTCGCCCGCCTCCTGGACGAAGGCGACCGGTTGCGCGTTCACGACCGCCGCGCAGCCGCGGGTCACGTTGCGATCGGGGTCGTCGAGCGTCCAACCGAGCTCACGCCCGAGGATGTCTACGGTCAGCGTGCCGCGCACATCCGAAGCAGTAGTGATAACCGCCTGCGCCTCCAGCAGTCCCGCGATCCGATCCGTGAAGGGGTTACCGCGGCCGACATGGCCCGAGAGCACCGAGATGGCGAAGCGCGCGTCGTCGTCCACGCACACCACGGCCGGATCGGTCTTCTTGTCTTTTAGGAGCGGCGCGATCATCCGCACCACCGCGCCCACACTGATGATGAAGACATGGCAGTCGTAGGCATCGAAGGTCTCGACGAGCCGCGGCCCCATCGGCAAGCGCAGTGGCAGGACGCCGGCAGGCGCGGCGGGACAAAGCTTCTCGGAGACGTAGAGATCGGCGCCGGGCAGCCCCGGCAGGAGGCGCGTGGCGATCCCGATACCGTGCTTGGTGATCGCGTAAACCGCATAGGGCTTGCGCTCGGCGTTTGGCATCATCCCGCCAACTCCCGCAACGGCACGCTGCCCGCGAGGACACCGCTGCGCTCTTTGCGCGAGATCACCACCATCGCGAAACAGTCGCCGCGCTCGTCCCCGACCTCGCGCAGATCGCGCACGATGCGCTGCTCGCGCATGGTGGCCCGCGAGACGTACACGGCGCGGTCGAGTAGGCCCTCGGATTCGAGGGCCGCGATGATCCGCGGCAGCTCGGGCCCGATCTTCATGAGGACGACGGTATCGAATCGCCGGAGCACCTCGACGAGATCCGTCAAGCCGTAGGTGCCGGGCAGGATGGCGATGCGTTCTTGGCCATCCGCGAGCGGGATCCCCGTTACCGCCGGTACCGCCGTGATGGAGCTGACGCCCGGAATCACCTCGATGCGCATCTCCGGCCAGCGCGATCGGGCCTCTTCCCGTAAATAGATGAAGGTGCTGTAGAGCGAGGGATCGCCCTCGGTTACGAAGGCGACGTCGCGGCCCGAAACTAGGTGCTCGCCGATCTGCGCGAAGGCCCGCGCCCAGGCGGGCCGGAGGCGCTCCGGCTCCTTGCTCATCGGAAAGGTCAGAAACAGCCGCTTTTGCCCCGCGATCTCGCCGATCGTGGCTTTGACGATCTCCCAGGCCTTGGACGCGCCGTAGTCCGAGCCGCGCGGCAAAGCCAAGACCGGCGCCCGGCGGATGGTTTCGAGCGCCCGCAGTGTGATGAGATCGGGCGCGCCCGGTCCCACGCCGATGCCATAGAGCGTCGCACCGCTCATGGCGCCGCCTCCGGTTTGGTGACCGCGAAGATCTGGATCGGGTTCAGGGCCTCGTAGCGCAGGTAGTGCGCGAGCGGCTCGGCACGGGAGACTTGCAGCAGCGTCACCTCCGGCACCAGTCCGCGGCCCCGGATCGCCTGGTAACACTCGGCGGCATTTTCGAGAGTAATGGCGTTTGCGACCAGCCGTCCGCCCGGATGCAGCCGTTCCAGCGCGGTCTCGATGATCGCCACCATGCTGCCCTTGCTGCCGCCCACGAACACCGCATCGGGCGACTCCAGATCGGCCAAGGCCTCGGGCGCGCGGCCGGCCACGACGCGCACATTGTCGACGCCGTGGGTGCAAAGGTTGTCCTCGCAGATCGCGACGCCCTCGGGGTCCAGCTCGATCGCATAGACCCTGCCTTCGGGCGCGAGCAGGGCCGCCTCGATGGCGACCGATCCCGAGCCGGCCCCGATGTCCCACAGCACCGCATCCGGTCGCAGATGCAAAGCCGCCAACGACAGCAAGCGCACTTCGCGCTTGGTGATGAGTCCCTTCTTGGGGATGCGCTTGGCGAAGGTGTCCTCATGCAGGAACGGGATCGCAGATGGCGGCCGCCAGCGGGGATCGGTGCGGATGAGAACCAGCACGTTGAGCGGCGCGGCATCCGTGACCTCGGCGAGCTCGGCGATAGAAAAGCCCCGCACGCGCTCCTCCGGGCCACCGAGGTCCTCGCAAAGGTAGGTCTGCCAGGCGGTCTCGCCGTGCGCGATGAGATGCGCGGCGATCGCTTGTGGGCCGTTGTCGGGATCGGTGAAGATCCCGGCCTTCGACAGCCGCTTGAGCCGGGTCGCGAGCCCGAAAAGAGGACGGCCGTGCAGGGAGAGGAAGGCCGCGTCGTCCCACGTGAGCCCGGCCCGGCCGAAGGCGAGCTGCATGCTGCTCGGTTGCGGGATGACCTCGACGTGCCCGGCACCGAGTTTTTTGATCACCGGGCCGCCGATCCCGTAGAAGAGCGGATCGCCCGAGGCCAGAATGCAGACATTATGCTCCTCGGCGAGCGAGGCGATG
This sequence is a window from Pseudomonadota bacterium. Protein-coding genes within it:
- the cobJ gene encoding precorrin-3B C(17)-methyltransferase — protein: MDESKGVLYVVGIGPGAQDHATPAALAAIADAELVVGYTTYIRLVGPLIKGKDVIRTGMTEEIGRARAAVERARDGGRVALISSGDAGVYGMAGLVFEVLRDMGWRRGDSPDLHIVPGMTAMNSCASLVGAPLVHDFCTISLSDLLTPWPVIARRIEAAASADFVVGLYNPASGRRTQQIVEAQAILRRHRDGTTPVALVKSAYRKRQHVVLSDLDNFLDYEIGMLTTVLVGSSNTFMFEGYMVTPRGYTNKYDGCGEVLPGQRPGYSLVLPTSEAE
- a CDS encoding cobalamin biosynthesis protein — protein: MMPNAERKPYAVYAITKHGIGIATRLLPGLPGADLYVSEKLCPAAPAGVLPLRLPMGPRLVETFDAYDCHVFIISVGAVVRMIAPLLKDKKTDPAVVCVDDDARFAISVLSGHVGRGNPFTDRIAGLLEAQAVITTASDVRGTLTVDILGRELGWTLDDPDRNVTRGCAAVVNAQPVAFVQEAGEPGFWPEDRPLPEGVVYATSLDIVDPTPFEILLVATDREFRETHPALWANAVIYRPKSLVLGLGCDRGAAPEMVDRGILAVLAEHRLSIKSVKAIATVDRKQDEPAFLYLRDRYDWPLEIYTAAQLDAVPGIENPSETVKRHVGTRGVAEPAALLRAGAEALLVPKQIYTEPDAGRSMTLAVARIPYPKRCVVQSEVGHG
- the cobI gene encoding precorrin-2 C(20)-methyltransferase; this encodes MSGATLYGIGVGPGAPDLITLRALETIRRAPVLALPRGSDYGASKAWEIVKATIGEIAGQKRLFLTFPMSKEPERLRPAWARAFAQIGEHLVSGRDVAFVTEGDPSLYSTFIYLREEARSRWPEMRIEVIPGVSSITAVPAVTGIPLADGQERIAILPGTYGLTDLVEVLRRFDTVVLMKIGPELPRIIAALESEGLLDRAVYVSRATMREQRIVRDLREVGDERGDCFAMVVISRKERSGVLAGSVPLRELAG
- the cbiE gene encoding precorrin-6y C5,15-methyltransferase (decarboxylating) subunit CbiE → MRRAVSLVGIGDDGCAGLTSRAMNAITKAQVLAGGERQLAFFPDFQGERVVFKDSLGTAIERIASLAEEHNVCILASGDPLFYGIGGPVIKKLGAGHVEVIPQPSSMQLAFGRAGLTWDDAAFLSLHGRPLFGLATRLKRLSKAGIFTDPDNGPQAIAAHLIAHGETAWQTYLCEDLGGPEERVRGFSIAELAEVTDAAPLNVLVLIRTDPRWRPPSAIPFLHEDTFAKRIPKKGLITKREVRLLSLAALHLRPDAVLWDIGAGSGSVAIEAALLAPEGRVYAIELDPEGVAICEDNLCTHGVDNVRVVAGRAPEALADLESPDAVFVGGSKGSMVAIIETALERLHPGGRLVANAITLENAAECYQAIRGRGLVPEVTLLQVSRAEPLAHYLRYEALNPIQIFAVTKPEAAP